The proteins below are encoded in one region of Segatella copri:
- a CDS encoding AGE family epimerase/isomerase: protein MENLKETMRDVLENNILSYWLTKVKDEENGGFYGRVDGNDQVHPVAEKGAVMNARILWAFSAAYRVLKKPEYLEAATRAKDYVRDYFLDREYGGIYWSVDYQGNPLDTKKQTYAIGFAIYGFSEYARATGDKEALDIAISLYHDIEKHAFDAKNNGYIEALTREWNPIADMRLSDKDENGSRTMNTHLHIIEPYTNLYRVWKTPELEKSIRNLLDIFTDKLLNEETYHLDLFFNDEWEGKRNIESYGHDIEASWLLHETALVLDDKILLHKIERIIRRIADAADEGLRPDGSMVYEHWKDGDKYDLQRQWWVQCENIIGHIDLYQYFRTEEHLQTAIACWNYVAKHLLDAKNGEWHWAILEDGTVNKEDDKAGFWKCPYHNSRMCLELIERDY, encoded by the coding sequence ATGGAAAATCTTAAAGAAACGATGCGGGATGTTCTGGAGAACAACATCCTCAGCTATTGGCTAACGAAAGTGAAAGATGAAGAAAACGGTGGCTTTTACGGACGTGTAGACGGTAACGACCAGGTACATCCTGTAGCCGAGAAGGGAGCAGTGATGAATGCCCGTATCCTCTGGGCGTTTTCTGCTGCCTATCGTGTCTTGAAGAAGCCGGAGTATCTTGAGGCTGCCACCCGTGCCAAGGATTATGTGCGCGATTATTTTCTCGACAGGGAATATGGCGGCATCTACTGGAGTGTTGACTATCAGGGTAATCCGCTCGATACCAAGAAGCAGACTTACGCCATCGGCTTTGCCATCTATGGTTTCTCGGAGTATGCCCGTGCAACAGGTGACAAGGAGGCGTTGGATATCGCCATATCCCTGTATCATGACATAGAGAAGCATGCCTTTGATGCCAAGAACAACGGATATATCGAGGCTTTGACCCGTGAGTGGAATCCGATTGCAGACATGCGTCTCTCTGATAAGGATGAGAATGGTTCCCGTACGATGAATACCCATCTGCATATCATCGAGCCATATACCAATCTTTATCGTGTATGGAAGACTCCGGAACTGGAGAAGAGCATCCGCAATCTGCTCGATATCTTCACCGATAAGCTTCTGAACGAGGAGACTTATCATCTCGACCTCTTCTTCAATGACGAGTGGGAGGGCAAGCGCAACATCGAGAGCTATGGTCATGATATTGAGGCGTCCTGGCTGCTCCACGAAACCGCGCTGGTTTTGGACGATAAGATATTGCTGCATAAGATTGAGCGCATCATCCGTCGTATAGCCGATGCAGCAGATGAAGGCTTACGTCCGGATGGCAGTATGGTTTATGAGCATTGGAAAGATGGAGATAAGTATGATCTCCAGCGCCAGTGGTGGGTGCAGTGCGAGAACATCATCGGACATATCGACCTCTATCAGTATTTCCGTACCGAAGAACATCTCCAGACTGCCATCGCCTGCTGGAACTATGTAGCCAAGCATCTGCTGGATGCCAAGAATGGTGAGTGGCACTGGGCTATACTGGAAGATGGTACGGTGAACAAGGAGGATGATAAGGCGGGTTTCTGGAAATGTCCTTACCACAACTCCCGTATGTGTCTCGAACTCATCGAACGTGACTATTAA
- a CDS encoding deoxynucleoside kinase, whose amino-acid sequence MYIAIAGNIGSGKTTLTKMLSKHYGWKQYLEPVAENPYIDDYYKDISRWALNMEVFYLKQRFKILLEIQHSKETVIQDRTIFEGVYVFAANNRKMGNMDQRDYETYMELFESMMEVVEMPELMIYLRSSVPHLVKNIQKRGRDYEQKMPLDYLEGINNLYEDFIMNKYKGKVLIVEVDNLDFEHNPKQFGEIVDKIDAKLFGLFS is encoded by the coding sequence ATGTATATAGCAATAGCAGGAAATATCGGTAGTGGCAAGACAACACTCACCAAGATGCTTTCTAAACATTATGGATGGAAACAGTACTTGGAGCCCGTGGCTGAAAACCCCTATATCGATGACTATTACAAGGATATCTCGCGATGGGCACTCAATATGGAGGTGTTCTATCTGAAGCAGCGATTCAAGATTCTGCTGGAAATCCAACACAGTAAAGAGACGGTCATCCAGGACCGCACCATCTTTGAGGGTGTCTATGTCTTTGCGGCCAACAACCGGAAGATGGGCAACATGGACCAGCGCGACTACGAGACTTATATGGAGCTCTTCGAGTCGATGATGGAAGTGGTGGAGATGCCTGAACTGATGATATATCTCCGTTCTTCAGTTCCTCACCTCGTGAAGAATATCCAGAAGCGCGGTCGTGATTATGAGCAGAAGATGCCTTTGGATTATCTGGAAGGTATCAACAATCTTTACGAAGATTTCATCATGAATAAGTATAAGGGCAAGGTGCTTATCGTAGAAGTTGATAATCTCGATTTCGAGCACAATCCCAAGCAGTTTGGTGAAATCGTAGATAAGATAGATGCCAAGCTCTTCGGTCTGTTCTCTTAA
- a CDS encoding MFS transporter, translated as MARLKEKIAYALGDAAAGGIVWKVMSIAFPLFFTNVFGLSFADAAVLMLVARMFDVVTDPLMGTLADRTQSRFGTYRPWLIYGAIPFGLIFALLLYTPDFGPVGKRIYAYALYLLMMAVYTMVNVPYGSLLGVMTEDDDEKNQFSSFRMVGAYAMGFVTLLSFPYLQKMVGGSAAHQYAVIGAVLGIIAAVMTLACGLLTKERLKPKRAEKFSFQQFADLVHNKAWLYMTAIAVCTNFFNGFRYAVAGYMFDYCLHGNVTIEGLIINYTVFMAFGEVTCMIFGGVSPWFTRLVGSKRMAFFWSATLCLVLSVVFFFIPMDPSYIWVMIAIVILTSMGIGIYSPLMWSMYADVADYHTEHFGTSATGLIFSSGTMSQKFGTAISGSLIALFLGWAGANMITDKMGNTMIDPASVTDSVLTMVWSLFSLFPAVIAFLLMVLAWKFPIRK; from the coding sequence ATGGCTCGTTTAAAAGAAAAAATAGCTTATGCATTGGGTGATGCCGCTGCGGGTGGTATTGTATGGAAGGTGATGTCTATCGCTTTTCCTCTGTTTTTTACAAATGTCTTCGGACTCTCGTTTGCGGATGCGGCAGTACTGATGCTCGTAGCCCGCATGTTCGATGTGGTTACTGACCCGCTGATGGGTACTCTTGCCGACCGTACCCAGAGCCGTTTCGGTACCTACCGTCCTTGGCTCATCTATGGTGCCATTCCTTTCGGATTGATATTCGCCCTCTTGCTCTATACACCAGACTTCGGTCCTGTGGGCAAGCGAATCTATGCTTACGCCCTCTATCTGCTGATGATGGCGGTATATACCATGGTGAATGTGCCTTACGGCTCATTGCTCGGTGTGATGACCGAGGATGATGATGAGAAGAACCAGTTCTCTTCTTTTCGTATGGTGGGTGCTTATGCCATGGGATTCGTTACCCTGCTTTCTTTCCCTTATCTCCAGAAAATGGTAGGTGGTTCTGCCGCTCATCAGTATGCTGTCATTGGTGCCGTGCTCGGTATTATTGCAGCTGTGATGACATTGGCTTGCGGACTCCTTACCAAGGAACGTCTGAAGCCGAAGCGCGCTGAGAAGTTCTCTTTCCAGCAGTTTGCCGACCTCGTTCACAACAAGGCTTGGCTCTATATGACAGCCATCGCCGTGTGCACCAACTTCTTCAACGGATTCCGCTATGCCGTAGCTGGCTATATGTTCGATTACTGTCTGCATGGCAATGTAACCATCGAGGGATTGATTATCAACTATACCGTTTTCATGGCGTTTGGTGAAGTAACCTGTATGATTTTCGGTGGTGTATCTCCTTGGTTCACCCGTCTGGTAGGCAGCAAGCGTATGGCATTCTTCTGGTCTGCAACTCTCTGTCTGGTACTCTCGGTTGTCTTCTTCTTCATCCCGATGGATCCGTCGTATATCTGGGTGATGATAGCCATCGTTATCCTTACCTCTATGGGTATCGGTATCTATTCGCCATTGATGTGGTCAATGTATGCCGATGTAGCCGACTACCATACCGAGCATTTCGGAACATCAGCTACGGGTCTTATCTTCTCTTCCGGTACGATGAGTCAGAAGTTTGGTACCGCCATTTCCGGTTCTCTCATCGCCCTCTTCCTGGGCTGGGCAGGTGCCAACATGATAACAGATAAGATGGGTAATACGATGATCGACCCAGCCAGTGTTACCGACTCTGTGCTTACGATGGTATGGTCATTGTTCTCACTCTTCCCAGCCGTCATCGCCTTCCTGCTGATGGTGCTTGCCTGGAAGTTCCCTATCCGCAAATAA
- a CDS encoding glycoside hydrolase family 130 protein, with amino-acid sequence MTTFQDKVKALRAHHEELLSRKNEPVEWGNGIYEKYKNPILTAEHTPLEWRYDFDEKSNPYLMQRIMMNATLNSGAIKWNGKYLLVVRVEGADRKSFFAVAESPNGVDNFRFWDEPITMPEDVVPATNIYDMRLTAHEDGYIYGVFCAERHDDDQPGDLSAATATAAIARTKDLVNWERLPDLKTKSQQRNVVLHPEFVDGKYAFYTRPQDGFIDTGSGGGIGWALVDDITHAEIKEEKIINARHYHTIQEVKNGEGPHPIKTDKGWLHLAHGVRGCASGLRYVLYMYMTSLEDPTKVIAEPGGYLLVPEGPEYIGDVMNVVFANGWIADEDGKVFIYYASSDTRMHVATSTIDRLVDYCVNTPKDDYRTQFSVEKIKALVAKNKQTLSK; translated from the coding sequence ATGACTACATTTCAAGACAAAGTGAAAGCACTTCGCGCTCATCATGAGGAATTGCTGAGCCGTAAGAATGAACCGGTAGAGTGGGGAAATGGTATCTATGAAAAGTATAAGAACCCAATCCTTACTGCAGAACATACACCATTGGAGTGGCGTTACGACTTCGATGAGAAGAGTAATCCGTATCTCATGCAGCGCATCATGATGAATGCTACGCTCAATTCGGGTGCCATCAAGTGGAATGGTAAGTATCTCCTCGTTGTTCGTGTTGAGGGTGCTGACCGCAAGAGTTTCTTTGCCGTAGCAGAGAGTCCTAATGGTGTTGACAACTTCCGTTTCTGGGATGAGCCTATCACCATGCCGGAGGATGTTGTTCCTGCTACCAACATCTATGATATGCGACTCACAGCTCATGAGGATGGCTACATCTATGGCGTGTTCTGTGCTGAGCGTCATGATGATGATCAGCCTGGCGACCTCAGTGCTGCTACTGCTACTGCAGCCATCGCCCGTACCAAGGACCTGGTAAACTGGGAGCGCCTTCCTGACTTGAAGACCAAGAGCCAGCAGCGCAATGTGGTTCTCCATCCGGAGTTCGTTGATGGCAAGTATGCTTTCTATACCCGTCCACAGGATGGTTTCATCGATACAGGTTCTGGTGGTGGTATCGGTTGGGCTCTTGTTGATGATATCACTCATGCCGAAATCAAGGAAGAGAAGATCATCAATGCCCGTCACTATCACACCATCCAGGAGGTGAAGAACGGTGAGGGTCCTCATCCTATCAAGACTGATAAGGGCTGGTTGCATCTGGCTCACGGTGTTCGTGGCTGTGCCAGTGGTCTCCGCTATGTGCTCTATATGTACATGACTTCTCTTGAGGATCCTACAAAGGTGATTGCAGAACCAGGTGGATATCTCCTCGTACCGGAAGGTCCTGAGTATATCGGTGATGTAATGAACGTAGTCTTTGCCAATGGTTGGATTGCAGATGAGGATGGCAAGGTATTCATCTACTATGCTTCTTCTGATACCCGCATGCATGTGGCAACTTCTACCATCGACCGATTGGTAGACTACTGCGTGAACACACCAAAGGATGATTATCGTACTCAGTTCTCTGTAGAGAAGATCAAGGCTTTGGTGGCAAAAAATAAACAGACTTTAAGTAAATAA